The following coding sequences lie in one Myxococcus xanthus genomic window:
- a CDS encoding MOSC domain-containing protein: MARKTPQLEGRIVHVLVCTERKSFVTKELPEARVSFEGLEGDRHAGLTRAADVRTPWFPKGTPIRNTRQFSLVSSEELAQVAQALGIPRVLASWLGANLEVAGVPRLTHLPPGTRLFFPEDATLVVEGENEPCTGPGRVIEAHHPDVQKLASRFVKAAWQRRGLVAWVERPGIIRAGDTVKVLLPRPVTYMLPSSGV, translated from the coding sequence ATGGCCCGCAAGACACCGCAGCTGGAAGGACGCATCGTGCACGTCCTCGTGTGCACCGAGCGCAAGAGCTTCGTCACGAAGGAGCTGCCCGAGGCGCGGGTGTCCTTCGAGGGCTTGGAGGGCGACCGCCACGCGGGCCTGACGCGAGCGGCGGACGTGCGCACGCCGTGGTTCCCCAAGGGGACGCCCATCCGCAACACGCGGCAGTTCTCACTGGTGTCGAGCGAGGAGCTGGCGCAGGTCGCGCAGGCGCTCGGCATTCCGCGCGTGCTGGCGTCATGGCTGGGCGCGAACCTGGAAGTGGCGGGCGTGCCGCGGCTGACGCACCTGCCTCCGGGCACGCGCCTGTTCTTCCCCGAGGACGCGACGCTGGTGGTGGAAGGGGAGAACGAGCCCTGCACGGGCCCGGGACGCGTCATCGAGGCGCATCATCCAGACGTGCAGAAGCTGGCGAGTCGCTTCGTGAAGGCGGCGTGGCAGCGCCGGGGACTGGTGGCCTGGGTGGAGCGCCCCGGCATCATCCGGGCTGGGGACACCGTGAAGGTGCTGCTGCCCAGGCCAGTGACGTACATGCTGCCTTCGTCCGGCGTGTAG
- a CDS encoding pentapeptide repeat-containing protein, whose translation MAKAQSIEKLLQSGSAEWNRMRKSGQVATDHTGATFTQLFSANTDLSGLGLIGSEWDRCDLSKVNFRDADLSNAYFHGGRLQDCDFRGANLEGATFEKLKLLRCDFTGAKGLDDIEMDDVDMDRVVGLDGEEAPPPPPPPAQGITAFTREQREKALGVQAAAALQGEPVGDELPPFRPQDPPGSLFFRALKRMGVPPLWVLDVPGLRPLLPQRLPPGSSLETLYREAVKTRLENKKPAADPAVVDRAQKALRMGAKDAPVAAMYLREVGVLPLFRFSAAQVLKGALREEVEVDDLTGSIDPRTTGALLELRLTHEVVEHLQEARRRLAATQLYTSLLEAGFNPENNWDEALESSDASMELAQLATGEDRNALLEGFQVFAALPDEARLRRLAYLAESVTNLELVSRLPEGMEPSWLTGPETRECHEREMTYVQSLKAEEIPAKVAALAKEELGVPEGEVPEESDGDLFVHLRCDVCGKEKLIVQSPEE comes from the coding sequence ATGGCGAAAGCCCAGAGTATCGAGAAGCTTCTTCAGAGTGGCTCGGCGGAATGGAACCGGATGCGTAAGTCCGGCCAGGTCGCCACCGACCATACCGGCGCCACCTTCACTCAACTGTTCTCCGCCAACACGGACCTGTCCGGACTGGGCCTCATCGGCTCGGAGTGGGACCGGTGCGACCTGTCCAAGGTCAACTTCCGGGACGCGGACCTTTCCAATGCCTACTTCCACGGCGGCCGGCTCCAGGACTGCGACTTCCGGGGTGCGAACCTCGAAGGCGCGACGTTCGAAAAGCTGAAGCTGCTGCGGTGCGACTTCACGGGCGCCAAGGGGCTCGACGACATCGAGATGGACGACGTGGACATGGACCGCGTCGTCGGTCTGGACGGCGAGGAGGCCCCGCCGCCTCCTCCGCCCCCCGCCCAGGGCATCACCGCCTTCACCCGTGAGCAACGGGAGAAGGCGCTGGGCGTACAGGCCGCCGCGGCGCTCCAGGGTGAGCCCGTTGGCGACGAGCTGCCCCCCTTCCGGCCCCAGGACCCTCCAGGCTCGCTCTTCTTCCGGGCGCTGAAGCGGATGGGCGTGCCCCCGCTGTGGGTGCTGGACGTGCCGGGCCTGCGCCCGCTCCTGCCGCAGCGGCTGCCCCCGGGCAGCTCGCTGGAGACGCTCTACCGCGAGGCGGTGAAGACGCGGCTGGAGAACAAGAAGCCCGCGGCGGACCCGGCGGTGGTGGACCGCGCGCAGAAGGCGCTCCGCATGGGCGCCAAGGACGCCCCGGTGGCGGCCATGTACCTGCGCGAGGTGGGCGTGCTGCCCCTGTTCCGCTTCTCCGCGGCGCAGGTGCTGAAGGGTGCGCTGCGGGAAGAGGTGGAGGTGGATGACCTGACGGGCTCCATCGACCCGCGCACCACGGGCGCGCTCCTGGAGCTGCGCTTGACGCACGAAGTCGTGGAGCACCTGCAGGAGGCGCGGCGCCGGCTGGCGGCCACGCAGCTCTACACGTCGCTCTTGGAGGCGGGCTTCAACCCGGAGAACAACTGGGACGAGGCGCTGGAGTCGAGCGACGCGTCGATGGAGCTGGCGCAGCTGGCCACGGGTGAGGACCGCAATGCCCTGCTGGAGGGCTTCCAGGTCTTCGCGGCGCTGCCGGACGAGGCCCGGCTGCGGCGGCTGGCCTACCTGGCCGAGTCCGTCACCAACCTGGAGCTGGTGAGCCGGCTGCCGGAGGGCATGGAGCCGTCGTGGCTCACGGGCCCCGAGACGCGCGAGTGCCACGAGCGGGAGATGACGTACGTCCAGTCGCTGAAGGCGGAGGAGATTCCCGCCAAGGTGGCGGCGCTGGCGAAGGAAGAGCTGGGCGTGCCCGAGGGTGAAGTTCCCGAGGAGAGCGACGGCGACCTCTTCGTCCACCTGCGCTGTGACGTGTGTGGCAAGGAGAAGCTCATCGTCCAATCACCGGAGGAGTAG
- a CDS encoding penicillin-binding protein 1A gives MSDPKSADRSRSKLVLDGVPSKRWWKFLLKTAGWLSLTGATAAVIAVTAVYYVYADGLPAIPKVDEYWPPIVTEVYTDDAVLAGEFYEERRKVVPYERIPKRLVQAFIASEDSSFFDHFGVDVLGTARAGFKTVSSKLGLRSGGIQGGSTLTQQTAKAVLISAEGYKSATAKTLTRKIREAILARRLEESLTKEEILYLYLNNVFLGHHSYGVQSAAENYYRKDVRDLTLGEMTLIAGLPQAPSRYSPFLRPEAARKRRSYVLRRMLVEGMISQEEHDAANAEEVKVYPVEDVFHEFAPYFVEQVRKDVVDRYGNPVLLKAGLKVFTTMDSERQRAAQDAVLHGLLSVDKRQGWRGPVEQLASKEAIRAFIDRSKKLMGAKELVENRLYVAVVTSIDGDGKGADVQVGGHTGRLPLLGMRWARKVNPEGYYPAMMITSVKKAISEGDVIVVRHVTKKDLTDDKEQWDKKLADEIPSEGVKLFRLEQTPEAQSALVSIDPHRQYLTAMVGGYDFDDNEFNRAFQACRQPGSSFKPFVYSAALEQLNWTQATVLVDSPIVEHDPDTKVSWKPANYSDKFEGEVLLRTALVNSLNVPAVKTFGAVGVKNMAAWSTKLGITTPMNMDFSAALGSSCVYPVDLANAYATFNRYGRKKPTFFIRKIEDRWGRTLEDHTAFDDAWAPLQDRVAAGYARLFEPGEQVMSPEAGFILTHLLRGVVLQGTGGPAQRLGKPAAGKTGTTNDSFDAWFAGYSRDLVTVAWVGYDLNPHPLGRYETGGRAALPIWLNYMKSALEGRPQSEFYPWQSMDLVRLHIDKKTGKIAPAGSRDSELMFFKKGTEPKDAVPDKNTVDVDQFMMGAQ, from the coding sequence ATGTCCGACCCTAAATCCGCTGACCGCAGCCGCTCGAAGCTGGTGCTCGACGGCGTCCCCTCCAAGCGCTGGTGGAAGTTCCTCCTGAAGACCGCGGGATGGCTTTCGCTGACCGGGGCCACGGCCGCCGTGATTGCCGTGACGGCCGTGTACTACGTGTACGCGGATGGACTGCCCGCCATCCCCAAGGTGGACGAGTACTGGCCGCCCATCGTCACCGAGGTCTACACGGATGACGCGGTGCTGGCCGGCGAGTTCTACGAAGAGCGCCGCAAGGTGGTGCCCTACGAGCGGATTCCGAAGCGCCTGGTGCAGGCCTTCATCGCGTCGGAGGACTCCAGCTTCTTCGACCACTTCGGCGTGGACGTGCTGGGCACCGCGCGCGCCGGCTTCAAGACGGTGAGCTCCAAGCTGGGCCTGCGCTCGGGCGGCATCCAGGGCGGCTCCACGCTGACGCAGCAGACCGCGAAGGCGGTGCTCATCTCCGCGGAGGGCTACAAGTCCGCCACCGCCAAGACGCTCACCCGCAAGATTCGCGAGGCCATCCTCGCCCGGCGCCTGGAGGAGTCGCTGACGAAGGAGGAGATTCTCTACCTCTACCTCAACAACGTCTTCCTCGGGCACCACAGCTACGGCGTGCAGAGCGCGGCGGAGAACTACTACCGCAAGGACGTGCGCGACCTGACGCTGGGCGAGATGACGCTCATCGCGGGCCTTCCGCAGGCGCCCAGCCGCTACTCGCCCTTCCTGCGCCCGGAGGCGGCCCGCAAGCGCCGCTCCTACGTGCTGCGCCGCATGCTGGTGGAGGGCATGATTTCGCAGGAGGAGCACGACGCCGCCAACGCCGAAGAGGTGAAGGTGTACCCGGTGGAGGACGTGTTCCACGAGTTCGCGCCGTACTTCGTGGAGCAGGTGCGCAAGGACGTGGTGGACCGGTACGGAAACCCCGTGCTGCTCAAGGCCGGCCTCAAGGTCTTCACCACCATGGACAGCGAGCGTCAGCGCGCCGCGCAGGACGCGGTGCTCCACGGCCTGCTGTCGGTGGACAAGCGCCAGGGCTGGCGCGGTCCGGTGGAGCAGCTCGCGTCGAAGGAGGCCATCCGCGCCTTCATCGACCGCTCGAAGAAGCTCATGGGCGCGAAGGAGCTGGTGGAGAACCGGCTCTACGTCGCCGTCGTCACGTCCATTGACGGGGACGGCAAGGGCGCGGACGTACAGGTGGGCGGGCACACCGGCCGGCTGCCGCTCCTGGGCATGCGCTGGGCGCGCAAGGTGAACCCGGAGGGCTACTACCCGGCGATGATGATTACCTCGGTGAAGAAGGCCATCTCCGAGGGCGACGTCATCGTGGTGCGCCACGTCACGAAGAAGGACCTGACGGACGACAAGGAGCAGTGGGACAAGAAGCTCGCGGACGAAATCCCCAGCGAGGGCGTGAAGCTCTTCCGCCTGGAGCAGACGCCCGAAGCACAGAGCGCGCTCGTCTCCATCGACCCCCACCGCCAGTACCTCACCGCGATGGTGGGCGGCTACGACTTCGACGACAACGAGTTCAACCGCGCCTTCCAGGCGTGCCGTCAGCCGGGCAGCTCCTTCAAGCCCTTCGTGTACTCGGCGGCGCTGGAGCAGCTGAACTGGACGCAGGCCACCGTCCTGGTGGACTCGCCGATTGTGGAGCACGACCCGGACACCAAGGTGTCGTGGAAGCCGGCCAACTACAGCGACAAGTTCGAAGGCGAGGTGCTGCTGCGCACGGCGCTGGTCAACTCACTGAACGTGCCCGCGGTGAAGACGTTCGGCGCGGTGGGCGTGAAGAACATGGCCGCGTGGAGCACGAAGCTCGGCATCACCACGCCCATGAACATGGACTTCTCCGCGGCGCTCGGCTCCTCGTGCGTGTATCCGGTGGACCTGGCCAACGCCTACGCCACCTTCAACCGCTACGGCCGCAAGAAGCCCACGTTCTTCATCCGCAAGATTGAGGACCGCTGGGGCCGCACGCTGGAAGACCACACGGCCTTCGACGACGCGTGGGCGCCCCTGCAGGACCGCGTGGCCGCCGGCTACGCGCGCCTCTTCGAGCCGGGCGAGCAGGTGATGAGCCCGGAGGCTGGCTTCATCCTCACGCACCTGCTGCGTGGCGTGGTGCTCCAGGGCACCGGTGGCCCGGCGCAGCGCCTGGGCAAGCCGGCGGCGGGAAAGACGGGCACCACCAACGACTCCTTTGACGCGTGGTTCGCCGGCTACTCCCGCGACCTGGTGACGGTGGCGTGGGTGGGCTACGACTTGAACCCGCATCCGCTGGGCCGCTACGAGACGGGCGGCCGCGCCGCGCTCCCCATCTGGCTCAACTACATGAAGAGCGCGCTGGAGGGCCGGCCGCAGTCCGAGTTCTACCCGTGGCAGTCCATGGACCTGGTGCGGCTCCACATCGACAAGAAGACGGGGAAGATTGCCCCCGCGGGCTCCAGGGATTCGGAGCTGATGTTCTTCAAGAAGGGCACCGAGCCGAAGGACGCGGTGCCCGACAAGAACACGGTCGACGTGGATCAGTTCATGATGGGCGCGCAGTAG
- the pyrF gene encoding orotidine-5'-phosphate decarboxylase — protein MTTPQPFAHRFSQLAEQRSPFCLGIDPSRDLLTRWGLPDNAQGLRDFCERVADAAGNSVAVVKPQSAFFERHGPAGLQVLQELMRRFKSVGTLTLLDVKRGDIGSTMEAYAETVFGEGSAYEADAATFTAYLGLGALLKTLERARASGAAAFLVVRSSNPEGTSLQMSRGDDGRTVAEALADGLRAFNEKPGQDAAPVAGAVMGATLPDTDRGVIERLGGALLLTPGIGAQGAGFDDLKRLFAGREAQVIPTATRSVLEAGPDTAALRQALERHLAPARAFRATARPS, from the coding sequence GTGACGACGCCACAGCCCTTCGCCCACCGTTTCAGTCAGCTGGCCGAGCAGCGCTCGCCGTTCTGCCTTGGCATCGACCCGTCGAGAGACTTGCTGACGCGTTGGGGCCTGCCCGACAACGCACAGGGACTGCGCGACTTCTGCGAGCGCGTGGCCGACGCGGCGGGGAACTCCGTCGCGGTGGTGAAGCCGCAAAGCGCCTTCTTCGAGCGCCACGGCCCCGCGGGCCTCCAGGTCCTCCAGGAGCTGATGCGGCGCTTCAAGTCCGTGGGCACCCTCACGCTGCTGGACGTGAAGCGCGGGGACATCGGCTCCACCATGGAGGCCTACGCCGAGACTGTCTTCGGCGAGGGCAGCGCCTACGAAGCGGACGCGGCCACCTTCACCGCCTACCTGGGCCTGGGCGCGCTGCTGAAGACGCTGGAGCGGGCGCGCGCGTCCGGCGCCGCCGCCTTCCTGGTGGTGCGCTCCTCCAACCCGGAGGGCACGTCACTCCAGATGTCACGCGGCGACGACGGCCGCACCGTGGCGGAGGCCCTGGCGGACGGCCTGCGCGCCTTCAACGAGAAGCCCGGCCAGGACGCGGCGCCGGTGGCGGGCGCCGTCATGGGCGCCACCCTCCCCGACACGGACCGCGGCGTCATCGAGCGGCTCGGCGGCGCGTTGCTGCTCACGCCCGGCATCGGCGCGCAGGGCGCCGGTTTCGACGACTTGAAGCGCCTGTTCGCCGGGCGCGAGGCGCAGGTCATCCCCACCGCCACGCGCTCGGTGCTGGAGGCGGGGCCGGACACCGCCGCCCTGCGCCAGGCGCTGGAGCGGCACCTGGCGCCCGCCCGCGCCTTCCGGGCTACTGCGCGCCCATCATGA
- a CDS encoding RluA family pseudouridine synthase yields MIEYRIEADTAGMRLDKHLRKRLPNVPVSHLFKMIRTKKVRVNGKRAQPEQLLSEGDVLTIRGDEQQLVGAERPKVDPPPPPVDPSRLVILREDDWLMAVDKPSGMAVHTGSGITGGTLVDYVRAYLGPKAVRNDFAASPAHRLDRETSGVILVAKRRPAMVHFTEVFTHGLSRKRYLTLVKGKMPRDSGVIDLPLSEHQQTAESKARRGVNMQAAVTRWKVVKQSSEAALLSCAIETGRTHQIRRHLAAIGHPVAGDKKYGDFAFNRDVRARWGLKRLFLHAERIEFPHPEGGAKVVVEAPLAVELRDVLKRAALVP; encoded by the coding sequence ATGATCGAGTATCGAATCGAAGCCGACACCGCCGGGATGCGGCTGGACAAGCACCTGCGCAAACGGCTCCCCAATGTTCCGGTGAGCCACCTCTTCAAGATGATTCGCACCAAGAAGGTGCGGGTGAACGGGAAGCGTGCGCAACCCGAGCAGTTGCTGTCCGAAGGAGACGTGCTCACCATCCGCGGCGACGAGCAGCAGCTCGTGGGGGCGGAACGTCCGAAAGTGGACCCGCCTCCGCCACCGGTGGACCCCAGCCGGTTGGTCATCCTTCGAGAGGACGACTGGCTCATGGCCGTGGACAAGCCCAGCGGAATGGCCGTCCATACCGGCAGTGGCATCACCGGCGGAACGCTGGTGGACTACGTGCGCGCCTACCTGGGGCCCAAGGCCGTCCGCAACGACTTCGCGGCCTCGCCCGCACACCGGCTGGACCGGGAGACCTCCGGCGTCATCCTGGTGGCCAAGCGGCGCCCGGCCATGGTGCATTTCACCGAGGTCTTCACCCACGGCCTGTCCCGCAAGCGCTACCTCACCCTGGTGAAGGGAAAGATGCCCCGGGACTCCGGGGTCATCGACCTGCCCCTGTCAGAGCACCAACAGACGGCCGAGTCCAAGGCCCGTCGAGGGGTGAACATGCAGGCGGCCGTCACCCGGTGGAAGGTCGTGAAGCAGTCGAGCGAGGCGGCGCTCCTGTCCTGCGCCATCGAGACCGGGCGCACGCATCAGATAAGAAGGCATCTGGCCGCCATCGGACATCCGGTGGCTGGGGACAAGAAGTACGGTGACTTCGCCTTCAACCGCGACGTGCGGGCGCGCTGGGGGCTCAAAAGGTTGTTCCTGCACGCCGAGCGCATCGAATTCCCGCATCCCGAAGGCGGCGCGAAGGTGGTCGTCGAGGCTCCCCTCGCCGTCGAGCTCCGAGATGTGCTCAAGCGGGCCGCATTGGTGCCCTGA
- a CDS encoding HAMP domain-containing methyl-accepting chemotaxis protein — protein sequence MALRFKKPGLRSLLLGSFALVLALILGTLFFVVPSRVEAHLEQRLQKRGEARASQAVSMLTAQPAAALPDSLERLRTGDDDFKVLAVLSSEGQVLATHPAEPPAWFHAELKARQGQPLDGFRFANGDRSVARSVTLSGGVVGQALLVLDNSGLDAVVTELQRVVMLAFGIGLTLFLLVAFFISRAFILVPLDAMMGMARRLAEADLTGRVDVGTRDELGQLAEALNRIAQSWRDTLGRVRGVSDVVAGVVEQIHRTGTTVSSGAGTVQARVEETSSSMVEMMASLRGIAENVEVLYQSAEESSSSIMEMAATNDEVAENVQAMAASVEETTSAIEEMTFSIKEVATNIQELSASTEETSSAISQMDAAIGQVEANAKETARLSEQVFDDAQTGVESLRKTLSGIDRIKETSRSAAHVIESLGRRISEIGNILNVIDDVAEQTNLLALNAAIIAAQAGEHGKGFAVVAEEIKDLAERTGASTKEIAELIRSIQEESRNAVVVMNQGVRSVEEGVQLGREAEGALRKINDSTQKSTQMVKAIARATVEQARGSKQVTASIHRISETVQQISKASNEQARGGEQIMKSAEKMKALTAHVQRSSQEQAHGSKQITRSIESINEMVTHLNRAQKEQTKGSEQVLKAVETIKGVSEHQTRSVKQLEEAIDNLQRQAEILRAEVRRFRV from the coding sequence TTGGCTCTCCGGTTCAAGAAACCCGGCCTGCGCAGCCTGCTGCTGGGCTCCTTCGCGCTCGTCCTCGCCCTCATCCTGGGGACGCTCTTCTTCGTCGTCCCTTCGCGCGTGGAAGCCCACTTGGAGCAGCGCCTGCAGAAGCGGGGCGAGGCCCGTGCCAGCCAGGCCGTCAGCATGCTCACGGCCCAACCCGCCGCGGCCCTGCCCGACAGCCTGGAGCGGCTGCGCACGGGCGACGACGACTTCAAGGTGCTGGCCGTCCTCTCCAGCGAGGGACAGGTGCTGGCCACCCACCCGGCCGAGCCGCCCGCGTGGTTCCATGCGGAGCTGAAGGCCCGGCAGGGCCAGCCGCTGGATGGCTTCCGCTTCGCCAACGGCGACCGTTCCGTGGCGCGCTCGGTGACGCTGTCGGGCGGCGTGGTGGGGCAGGCGCTGCTGGTGCTCGACAACTCCGGGCTGGACGCGGTCGTCACCGAACTCCAGCGCGTCGTGATGCTCGCATTCGGCATCGGCCTGACGCTGTTCCTGCTGGTGGCCTTCTTCATCTCCCGCGCCTTCATCCTGGTGCCGCTGGACGCGATGATGGGCATGGCGCGGCGGCTGGCGGAGGCGGACCTCACCGGCCGCGTGGACGTGGGGACGCGGGACGAGCTGGGCCAGCTCGCCGAGGCGCTCAACCGCATCGCCCAGAGCTGGCGCGACACGCTGGGCCGGGTGCGCGGCGTGTCGGACGTGGTGGCGGGCGTGGTGGAGCAGATTCACCGCACCGGCACCACGGTGTCGTCCGGCGCGGGCACGGTGCAGGCGCGCGTGGAGGAGACGTCCTCCTCCATGGTGGAGATGATGGCCTCGCTGCGTGGCATCGCGGAGAACGTGGAGGTCCTCTACCAGAGCGCCGAGGAGAGCAGCTCCTCCATCATGGAGATGGCCGCTACCAACGACGAGGTGGCGGAGAACGTCCAGGCCATGGCCGCCAGCGTGGAGGAGACCACCAGCGCCATCGAGGAGATGACGTTCTCCATCAAGGAGGTGGCCACCAACATCCAGGAGCTGTCCGCCTCCACGGAGGAGACGTCCTCGGCCATCAGCCAGATGGACGCCGCCATCGGTCAGGTGGAGGCCAACGCGAAGGAGACAGCCCGGCTGTCCGAGCAGGTCTTCGACGACGCGCAGACGGGCGTGGAGTCGCTGCGCAAGACGCTCAGTGGCATCGACCGCATCAAGGAGACCAGCCGCAGCGCGGCCCACGTCATCGAGAGCCTGGGCCGGCGCATCTCCGAGATTGGCAACATCCTCAACGTCATCGACGACGTGGCGGAGCAGACGAACCTGCTGGCGCTCAACGCGGCCATCATCGCCGCGCAGGCGGGTGAGCACGGCAAGGGCTTCGCGGTGGTGGCGGAGGAAATCAAGGACCTGGCCGAGCGCACCGGCGCGTCCACGAAGGAGATTGCCGAGCTCATCCGCAGCATCCAGGAGGAGAGCCGCAACGCCGTGGTGGTGATGAACCAGGGCGTGCGCAGCGTGGAGGAGGGCGTGCAACTGGGCCGGGAGGCGGAAGGGGCGCTGCGGAAAATCAACGACAGCACCCAGAAGTCCACGCAGATGGTGAAGGCCATTGCCCGGGCCACCGTGGAGCAGGCGCGCGGCAGCAAGCAGGTGACGGCCTCCATCCACCGCATCAGCGAGACGGTGCAGCAGATTTCCAAGGCCTCCAACGAGCAGGCCCGCGGCGGCGAGCAGATCATGAAGAGCGCGGAGAAGATGAAGGCGCTCACCGCCCACGTGCAGCGCAGCAGCCAGGAGCAGGCGCACGGCAGCAAGCAGATCACCCGCTCCATCGAGAGCATCAACGAGATGGTCACCCACCTGAACCGCGCCCAGAAGGAGCAGACGAAGGGCAGCGAGCAGGTGCTCAAGGCGGTGGAGACCATCAAGGGGGTGTCCGAGCACCAGACACGCTCCGTGAAGCAGCTGGAGGAGGCCATCGACAACCTCCAGCGTCAGGCGGAAATCCTCCGTGCGGAGGTTCGCCGCTTCCGGGTGTAG
- a CDS encoding histone deacetylase, with the protein MSSTLLLTDPLFFQHDPGQGHPESPSRLRRILGVLASTPVKGTVMTAPRSATEAELASVHTPELLAYLQRINGHRAQIDPDTQVSPDSVDAARLAAGASVQAVEAVMKGEARNAFALVRPPGHHAEPDKAMGFCLYNNAAIAAEAGRKLGAERVLVLDWDVHHGNGTQAAFWSRRDVMYQSVHQFPYFPGTGAAPEVGVGAGEGYTVNVGLPGGNSDADYGMIFEELLLPVAEAYRPQLILVSAGFDSHQHDPIGGMDVSERGFAAMCSAMKSLADSVCQGRLVLLLEGGYSLEGLSQSVHACVEVLAGRKDSFPTGDTHADAKDALRMSREAMRHYWPRV; encoded by the coding sequence ATGTCCTCCACCCTGCTACTGACGGACCCGCTCTTCTTCCAGCACGACCCCGGGCAGGGCCACCCCGAGTCGCCCTCCCGGCTGCGCCGCATCCTCGGGGTGCTGGCCAGCACGCCGGTGAAGGGCACGGTGATGACCGCCCCGCGCTCCGCCACGGAGGCGGAGCTGGCGTCGGTCCACACGCCGGAGCTGCTGGCGTACCTCCAGCGCATCAACGGGCACCGCGCGCAAATCGACCCGGACACCCAGGTGTCCCCCGACAGCGTGGACGCGGCGCGGCTGGCCGCGGGCGCCTCCGTGCAGGCGGTGGAGGCGGTGATGAAGGGCGAGGCCCGCAACGCCTTCGCGCTGGTGCGTCCGCCCGGGCACCATGCCGAGCCCGACAAGGCCATGGGCTTCTGCCTGTACAACAACGCGGCCATCGCCGCGGAGGCTGGCCGGAAGCTGGGCGCCGAGCGCGTGCTGGTGCTCGACTGGGACGTGCACCACGGCAACGGCACGCAAGCGGCGTTCTGGTCTCGCCGGGACGTCATGTACCAGTCGGTGCACCAGTTCCCCTACTTCCCGGGCACCGGCGCCGCGCCGGAGGTGGGCGTTGGCGCGGGCGAGGGCTACACCGTCAACGTGGGCCTGCCGGGCGGCAACTCGGACGCGGACTACGGGATGATTTTCGAGGAGCTGCTGCTGCCCGTGGCGGAGGCGTACCGGCCCCAGCTCATCCTCGTCTCCGCGGGCTTCGACTCGCACCAGCACGACCCGATTGGCGGCATGGACGTCAGCGAGCGCGGCTTCGCGGCCATGTGCTCGGCGATGAAGTCCCTGGCCGACAGCGTGTGCCAGGGCCGGCTGGTGCTGCTGCTGGAGGGCGGCTACTCGCTGGAGGGCCTGTCCCAATCCGTGCATGCCTGCGTGGAGGTGCTCGCCGGGCGCAAGGACAGCTTCCCCACGGGTGACACTCACGCGGACGCGAAGGACGCGCTGCGGATGAGCCGCGAGGCGATGCGGCATTACTGGCCTCGCGTGTAG
- a CDS encoding SDR family oxidoreductase, which translates to MAEMNYRTALVTGASSGLGRGLALWLAKRGVRVFAAGRRLPQLHALRDEAQAAGVTVEPVELDVTKADATLERIRALDAEAGGLDLVVANAGVGGTTNAKRLPWERVRGIIDTNVTGAAATLSAVLPQMVERKRGHLVGVSSLAGFRGLAGHAAYSASKAFLSTFMESLRVDLRGTGVRVTCIYPGFVKSELTATNNFPMPFLMETHDAVELMGNGIVRGDAEVSFPWQLAVPTRLAKVLPNPLFDAAARRLR; encoded by the coding sequence ATGGCGGAGATGAACTACCGGACGGCGTTGGTGACGGGTGCATCCAGCGGCCTGGGACGCGGGCTGGCGCTGTGGCTCGCCAAGCGGGGCGTCCGCGTGTTCGCCGCCGGACGCCGCCTGCCGCAGCTGCACGCCCTGCGGGACGAGGCCCAGGCGGCCGGCGTCACCGTGGAGCCCGTGGAGTTGGACGTCACGAAGGCGGACGCCACCCTGGAGCGCATCCGCGCGTTGGATGCGGAAGCGGGCGGGCTGGACCTGGTGGTGGCCAACGCGGGCGTGGGCGGAACCACGAATGCGAAGCGCCTCCCATGGGAGCGCGTGCGCGGCATCATCGACACCAACGTCACCGGCGCCGCGGCCACGCTGAGCGCCGTGCTGCCCCAAATGGTGGAGCGCAAGCGCGGGCACCTGGTGGGGGTCTCCAGCCTCGCGGGCTTCCGAGGGCTGGCCGGCCACGCGGCCTACTCCGCGTCCAAGGCCTTCCTGTCCACCTTCATGGAGAGCTTGCGCGTGGACCTGCGCGGCACCGGCGTGCGCGTCACCTGCATCTATCCCGGCTTCGTGAAGAGCGAGCTGACGGCCACCAACAACTTCCCCATGCCCTTCCTCATGGAGACGCATGACGCGGTGGAGCTGATGGGCAATGGCATCGTCCGGGGCGACGCGGAGGTGTCCTTCCCCTGGCAGCTCGCGGTGCCCACGCGCCTGGCGAAGGTGCTGCCCAACCCCCTCTTCGACGCTGCCGCGCGGCGGCTGCGCTGA